Proteins encoded together in one Bradyrhizobium sp. PSBB068 window:
- the rsmA gene encoding 16S rRNA (adenine(1518)-N(6)/adenine(1519)-N(6))-dimethyltransferase RsmA, which yields MSAIDDLPPLRDIIREHSLSARKSLGQNFLLDLNLTARIARAAGPLEDCTVIEVGPGPGGLTRALLAMGARRVIAVERDERAIDALGYIVKRYPGRIEIVHGDAQHFDPRPLLDGGKAKIVANLPYNIATQLLVDWLSIEPWPPWYDTMVLMFQREVAERITAHEDEEAYGRLAVLANWRAETKILFDISPAAFVPQPKVTSSVVRLIPRAAPEPCDRRMLEQVAAAAFGQRRKMLRQSLKSLSVDPARLAAAAGIDATRRAETIPVTGFVAMARELADIRSTK from the coding sequence GTGAGCGCGATCGACGATCTGCCGCCGTTGCGCGACATCATCCGCGAGCACTCGCTGTCGGCGCGCAAATCGCTCGGCCAGAATTTCCTGCTCGATCTCAATCTCACCGCGCGGATCGCCCGCGCCGCGGGCCCGCTGGAAGACTGCACCGTGATCGAGGTCGGGCCCGGCCCCGGCGGACTGACGCGCGCGTTGCTTGCGATGGGCGCCAGGCGCGTGATCGCGGTCGAGCGCGACGAGCGTGCGATCGACGCACTGGGCTATATCGTCAAGCGCTACCCCGGCCGCATCGAGATCGTGCATGGCGATGCGCAGCATTTCGATCCTCGTCCCCTGCTTGACGGCGGCAAGGCCAAGATCGTCGCCAACCTGCCCTACAACATCGCAACCCAGCTTCTGGTCGACTGGCTGTCGATCGAGCCATGGCCGCCCTGGTACGACACCATGGTGCTGATGTTTCAGCGCGAGGTCGCCGAGCGCATCACAGCCCACGAGGACGAGGAGGCGTATGGCCGGCTCGCGGTGCTCGCCAACTGGCGCGCCGAGACCAAGATCCTGTTCGACATTTCGCCCGCGGCCTTCGTGCCGCAACCGAAAGTCACGTCCTCGGTGGTCCGCCTGATCCCGCGCGCTGCGCCCGAGCCGTGCGACCGCCGCATGCTCGAACAGGTTGCGGCCGCCGCCTTCGGCCAGCGCCGCAAGATGCTGCGCCAGAGCCTGAAATCGCTGTCGGTCGATCCGGCGCGGCTTGCGGCCGCAGCCGGTATCGACGCGACGCGGCGCGCCGAGACCATTCCGGTCACAGGCTTTGTTGCCATGGCACGTGAATTGGCCGATATACGGTCCACAAAATAG
- the pdxA gene encoding 4-hydroxythreonine-4-phosphate dehydrogenase PdxA → MAQPLALTSGEPAGIGPDITLAAWLRRRELDLPPFYLLGDLASLAERAKTLGLAVELAEVSAEEASAAFERALPVVPTGNAATARPGKPDGSSADAALASIRQAVADVTAGKASAVVTNPIAKNVLYRAGFRHPGHTEFLAELAARGGAAPQPVMMLWSPALAVVPVTIHVSVREALAQLSTDLIVSTARIVVADLKARFGLASPRLAVAGLNPHAGEDGTLGMEDVEIVAPAVEILRREGIAARGPLPADTMFHAAARKTYDCALCMYHDQALIPIKTVAFEDAVNVTLGLPFVRTSPDHGTAFDIAGTGKANPSSLIAALRLAARMAAASS, encoded by the coding sequence ATGGCTCAACCTCTTGCACTGACATCCGGCGAGCCCGCAGGCATCGGCCCCGACATCACGCTCGCCGCATGGTTGCGCCGCCGCGAACTCGATCTGCCGCCGTTCTATCTGCTTGGGGACCTCGCATCCCTGGCCGAGCGCGCCAAGACGCTCGGGCTTGCCGTGGAGCTGGCCGAGGTCAGCGCCGAAGAGGCCTCCGCGGCATTTGAACGGGCCCTGCCCGTCGTTCCGACCGGCAACGCGGCGACGGCACGACCGGGCAAGCCAGACGGGAGCAGCGCAGATGCCGCGCTGGCGTCGATCCGTCAGGCCGTCGCCGACGTCACCGCCGGCAAGGCCAGCGCCGTCGTCACCAATCCGATCGCCAAGAACGTGCTGTACCGCGCCGGCTTCCGTCATCCCGGCCACACCGAATTCCTCGCCGAGCTCGCCGCCCGCGGCGGAGCCGCGCCGCAGCCGGTGATGATGCTGTGGTCGCCGGCGCTCGCCGTCGTGCCGGTGACGATCCATGTGTCGGTCCGCGAGGCGCTGGCGCAATTGTCGACCGACCTGATCGTGTCGACCGCGCGGATCGTGGTTGCGGACCTGAAGGCGCGGTTTGGCCTCGCCTCGCCGCGGCTCGCCGTCGCCGGCCTCAACCCGCATGCCGGTGAAGACGGCACGCTCGGCATGGAAGATGTCGAGATCGTTGCGCCCGCGGTCGAGATCCTGCGCCGCGAAGGCATCGCCGCCCGTGGCCCGCTGCCGGCCGACACCATGTTCCACGCCGCGGCGCGAAAAACCTATGACTGCGCGCTCTGCATGTATCACGACCAGGCGCTGATCCCGATCAAGACCGTCGCGTTCGAGGACGCCGTCAACGTCACGCTGGGCCTGCCGTTCGTCCGGACGTCGCCCGATCACGGCACTGCATTCGACATCGCCGGCACCGGCAAGGCCAATCCCTCGAGCCTGATCGCCGCGCTGCGGCTCGCCGCGCGGATGGCCGCGGCGTCAAGCTGA
- a CDS encoding SurA N-terminal domain-containing protein — translation MTTPTTASPPTRRHSLLLSFLLALFLLLGGGARLHAQTIAVMVNGEPITNFDIEQRAKLNALTGGKSPDRKAILDELIDEKLKIKEAKKFGVDPTANDIEQSYGGMAQRMRLNNDQLTKVLESKGIRPDTLKQRIRADMVWTSLVRGRFKESLQVGEKDVDTAVKGTGEAPDAEAFEYRMQPVVLIVPRGSPQSEFEARRKEADSLRERVTSCEEANTFFKSMRNAAIREIVVKTSADLPQSLRDILDKTPVGHLTPPELTKQGIEMVALCGRKATTVDTPKKREMRDKMYVQKYEAKSKAYLQEVRKAAMIEYPGGR, via the coding sequence ATGACCACACCAACGACCGCTAGCCCGCCGACGCGCCGCCACTCGCTCCTGTTGAGTTTCTTGCTGGCTCTTTTCCTCCTGCTGGGGGGCGGCGCGCGCCTGCATGCCCAGACCATCGCCGTGATGGTCAATGGCGAACCCATCACCAATTTCGACATCGAGCAGCGCGCGAAGCTGAACGCACTGACCGGCGGCAAGTCCCCCGATCGAAAGGCCATCCTCGACGAGCTGATCGACGAGAAGCTGAAGATCAAGGAAGCTAAGAAATTCGGCGTCGATCCCACTGCCAACGACATCGAACAGTCCTATGGCGGCATGGCGCAGCGGATGCGACTGAACAACGATCAGCTGACCAAGGTGCTGGAGAGCAAGGGCATCAGGCCCGATACGCTGAAGCAGCGCATCCGGGCCGACATGGTCTGGACCAGCCTGGTCCGCGGCCGTTTCAAGGAGAGCCTTCAGGTCGGAGAAAAGGATGTCGACACCGCGGTCAAGGGGACCGGCGAGGCCCCCGACGCCGAAGCTTTCGAATACAGGATGCAGCCGGTCGTGCTGATCGTGCCCCGCGGCTCGCCGCAATCCGAGTTCGAGGCTCGCCGCAAGGAAGCGGACTCCCTGCGCGAGCGCGTGACCAGTTGCGAGGAAGCCAACACCTTCTTCAAGTCGATGCGCAACGCAGCGATCCGCGAGATCGTCGTGAAGACGTCGGCGGACCTGCCGCAGTCGCTGCGCGACATCCTGGACAAGACCCCGGTCGGCCACCTTACCCCGCCCGAACTCACCAAGCAGGGCATCGAGATGGTCGCCCTTTGTGGTCGGAAGGCAACCACGGTGGACACGCCGAAGAAGCGTGAAATGCGGGACAAGATGTACGTGCAGAAGTACGAGGCGAAGTCGAAGGCCTACCTGCAGGAAGTGCGAAAAGCCGCGATGATCGAATATCCAGGCGGGCGGTGA
- a CDS encoding LPS-assembly protein LptD, translating into MAAFGVSISALLAAFVVVSALDVVVSTPAAAQAFTYNPRPPKPVRPPAKNDGQMLVQATEVDYDYNNSRISAVGNVQMFYNGTSVEADKVIYDQKTKRLHAEGNIRMTDAEGKITYANIMDLSDDYRDGFVDSLRVDTEDQTRMAATRADRSSGNYTVFDNGVYTACAPCKDDPKKPPLWQVKGARIIHNQTEKMLYFENAQLEFFGVPMAYLPYFSTPDPTVKRKSGFLMPGFTSYTAFGYGVEMPYYWAIAPDMDATFTPRITSKQGVLLQTEFRQRFNDGAYQIRLYGIDQLDQKQFTGQPGDRQFRWGVDTKGQFALNDKWVWGWDGVLLSDYFFMSDYRLAQYKDPFGSFLSLPTEAISQLYLTGVGNRSFFDARAIYYLSYSGNQNQVPVVAPVIDYNNVINQNILGGEFSYKTNFVNLTRETAVFDPITTTANTNSLCLTTSADPMARTPSQCLLRGMPGTYTRLTAEAQWRKSYTDPFGQIWTPFASVRADAINADVSNQPGVSSYLPVGDTQTVRLMPTVGLEYRYPFINVQPWGTTTVEPIAQVIIRPNEPNAGKLPNEDAQSLVFDTSNLFSVDKFSGYDRVEGGSRANVGVQATTQFDHGGSIKGMFGQSYQMFGLNSFAVADVTNTGIDSGLQNPRSDYVASLAYSPNRTYTFSVRTRMDEATWNINRFEATASANFDRWSVAVTYGDYAAQPELGYLTRREGILTSGSIKVASNWVVQGAARWDLEANKINQYALGAGYVDDCFVLAANYVTSYTYQAGSQPPVLSHAFMFQIGLRTIAQTSTTSSSAGMQ; encoded by the coding sequence ATGGCCGCGTTTGGCGTTTCGATTTCCGCTCTGCTTGCCGCGTTCGTCGTGGTCAGCGCGCTCGACGTGGTCGTGTCGACGCCGGCTGCTGCGCAGGCGTTCACCTACAATCCGCGTCCGCCGAAGCCGGTCCGTCCGCCGGCCAAGAATGACGGGCAGATGCTCGTTCAGGCGACCGAGGTCGATTACGACTACAACAACTCGCGCATCTCGGCGGTCGGCAACGTCCAGATGTTCTACAACGGCACCAGCGTCGAGGCCGACAAGGTCATCTACGACCAGAAGACCAAGCGTCTTCATGCCGAAGGCAACATCCGCATGACCGATGCGGAAGGCAAGATCACCTACGCCAACATCATGGACCTTAGCGACGACTACCGCGACGGGTTCGTCGATTCGCTGCGCGTCGACACCGAAGACCAGACCCGCATGGCGGCGACCCGCGCCGATCGGTCGAGCGGCAATTACACGGTGTTCGACAACGGCGTTTATACCGCCTGCGCACCCTGTAAGGATGATCCGAAGAAGCCACCGCTCTGGCAGGTCAAGGGCGCGCGCATCATCCATAACCAGACCGAGAAGATGCTCTATTTCGAGAACGCCCAGCTCGAATTCTTCGGCGTTCCGATGGCGTATCTGCCCTACTTCTCGACGCCCGACCCGACCGTGAAGCGCAAGAGCGGCTTCCTGATGCCGGGCTTCACCAGCTACACGGCATTCGGCTACGGCGTCGAAATGCCCTATTACTGGGCGATCGCGCCTGACATGGATGCGACCTTCACTCCGCGCATCACGTCCAAGCAGGGCGTGCTGCTGCAGACCGAATTCCGCCAACGCTTTAATGACGGCGCCTATCAGATCCGGCTTTACGGCATCGACCAGCTCGACCAGAAGCAGTTTACCGGCCAGCCGGGTGACCGCCAGTTCCGCTGGGGCGTCGACACCAAGGGCCAGTTCGCGCTGAACGACAAATGGGTCTGGGGTTGGGACGGCGTGCTGCTGTCCGACTACTTCTTCATGTCCGATTACCGGCTCGCCCAGTACAAGGACCCGTTCGGATCGTTCCTGTCGCTGCCGACGGAAGCGATCTCGCAGCTCTATCTGACCGGGGTCGGCAACCGCAGCTTCTTCGATGCGCGCGCGATCTATTATCTCAGCTACTCGGGTAACCAGAACCAGGTTCCGGTGGTCGCGCCGGTCATCGACTACAACAACGTGATCAACCAGAATATCCTGGGCGGCGAGTTCAGCTACAAGACGAACTTCGTCAACCTGACCCGCGAGACCGCGGTATTCGATCCGATCACGACGACCGCCAACACCAACAGCCTGTGCTTGACCACGTCGGCCGATCCGATGGCGCGAACGCCGTCGCAGTGCCTGCTGCGTGGCATGCCGGGCACCTACACCCGCCTGACCGCCGAGGCGCAGTGGCGCAAGTCCTACACCGACCCGTTCGGCCAGATCTGGACGCCGTTCGCCAGCGTCCGCGCTGATGCGATCAACGCCGACGTCTCGAACCAGCCGGGCGTTTCCAGCTATCTGCCGGTCGGCGACACCCAGACGGTCCGCCTGATGCCGACCGTCGGCCTCGAATACCGCTACCCGTTCATCAATGTGCAGCCGTGGGGCACGACCACGGTCGAGCCGATCGCGCAGGTCATCATCCGGCCCAACGAGCCCAATGCCGGCAAGCTTCCGAACGAGGACGCGCAGAGCCTGGTGTTCGATACCTCGAACCTGTTCTCGGTCGACAAGTTCTCCGGCTATGACCGCGTCGAAGGCGGCAGCCGCGCCAATGTCGGCGTGCAGGCCACCACGCAGTTCGACCATGGCGGCAGCATCAAGGGGATGTTCGGACAGTCCTACCAGATGTTCGGCCTGAACTCGTTCGCGGTCGCCGACGTCACCAACACAGGCATCGACTCCGGCTTGCAGAACCCGCGCTCGGATTATGTCGCAAGCCTCGCCTATTCGCCCAACCGCACCTATACGTTCAGCGTCCGGACGCGGATGGATGAGGCGACCTGGAACATCAACCGGTTCGAGGCGACGGCAAGCGCGAACTTCGACCGCTGGTCGGTCGCCGTGACGTACGGCGATTATGCGGCGCAGCCGGAACTCGGCTATCTGACGCGCCGCGAGGGCATCCTCACCAGCGGTTCGATCAAGGTGGCGTCGAACTGGGTGGTTCAGGGTGCGGCGCGCTGGGACCTTGAAGCGAACAAGATCAACCAGTATGCCTTGGGCGCGGGCTATGTGGACGACTGCTTCGTGCTGGCTGCCAACTATGTCACGTCCTATACCTACCAAGCCGGTTCGCAGCCGCCCGTCCTCAGCCACGCGTTCATGTTCCAGATCGGGCTGCGGACGATCGCCCAGACCTCCACGACCAGCAGTTCGGCTGGCATGCAGTAG
- the lptG gene encoding LPS export ABC transporter permease LptG, translating to MSMVTNTLGRYFAGRFVIAAVGVFAGIFVLLVLVDYIEMVRKTSSLVGASAITVAETSLFRVPQLLEKLMPFCVLIGAMTCYLALSRRLELVVARAAGVSAWQFISPALASAIVLGIFATTAYNPVSANLRELSKRMEAELFGSAPGGGIQDASGFWLNQINDEGQAIINAARSEQQGVRLTGLTVFRFDTALQFKERIEAREATLEEGRWVFTGVRRYTLDKAPVDQDTFYLTTTLTPAQVRNSFSTPETVSFWQLPNYIRSSESSGFATAGYRLQYHKLIAQPFLLAAMVMLAASVSLRFFRMGGVQKMVLSGVGAGFLLYVLSKVTEDLSKAELMHPIAAAWLPVVVGSLTGFLALLYQEDG from the coding sequence ATGAGCATGGTCACAAATACGCTCGGGCGCTATTTCGCCGGCCGATTCGTGATCGCGGCGGTCGGCGTGTTCGCGGGCATCTTCGTGCTGCTCGTGCTGGTCGATTACATCGAGATGGTGCGCAAGACATCCAGCCTGGTCGGCGCATCCGCCATCACCGTCGCCGAGACTTCGCTGTTTCGCGTGCCGCAACTGCTTGAAAAGCTGATGCCGTTCTGCGTGCTGATCGGCGCGATGACCTGCTATCTCGCTCTGTCGCGGCGGCTGGAGCTCGTCGTGGCGCGCGCCGCCGGCGTCTCGGCCTGGCAATTCATCTCGCCGGCGCTGGCCAGCGCGATCGTACTCGGCATCTTTGCGACCACCGCCTACAATCCGGTGTCGGCCAATCTGCGCGAACTCTCGAAACGGATGGAGGCCGAACTGTTCGGCTCGGCGCCGGGCGGCGGCATTCAGGACGCGTCGGGCTTCTGGCTCAACCAGATCAATGACGAGGGTCAGGCGATCATCAATGCGGCCCGCAGCGAGCAGCAGGGCGTCCGGCTGACCGGCCTGACGGTGTTCCGATTCGATACGGCGCTGCAGTTCAAGGAGCGAATCGAAGCGCGCGAAGCGACGCTCGAAGAAGGCCGCTGGGTGTTCACGGGAGTACGTCGATACACCCTCGACAAGGCGCCGGTGGACCAGGACACCTTCTATTTGACCACCACTCTCACCCCGGCACAGGTGCGCAACAGTTTCTCCACCCCCGAAACTGTGTCCTTTTGGCAACTGCCGAACTACATCCGCTCGTCGGAGAGCTCAGGGTTCGCGACGGCTGGCTATCGCTTGCAGTATCACAAGCTGATCGCACAGCCGTTTTTGCTGGCTGCGATGGTGATGTTGGCGGCTTCTGTGAGCCTCCGCTTCTTTCGGATGGGCGGCGTGCAGAAGATGGTTTTGAGTGGCGTGGGCGCAGGCTTTCTGCTCTACGTGCTGTCGAAAGTAACTGAAGATTTGAGCAAGGCTGAGTTGATGCATCCCATCGCTGCGGCGTGGTTGCCTGTCGTTGTGGGTAGCCTCACCGGCTTCTTAGCCTTGCTGTACCAGGAGGACGGGTAG
- the lptF gene encoding LPS export ABC transporter permease LptF, with amino-acid sequence MGSIDKYIFKTTLSSFALVLVSLTGVIWITQALRGIDLMTSQGQTILTFLGITGLVIPALVLIIAPIALMIAISHTLNKLATDSEIIVMNAAGFSPFRLFYPFFYATCVVAALVAFIGAYLAPDGMRRIKQWDAEITADVLTNILQPGRFAQLDQNLTIRIRERLPGGVLGGVFVDDRRDPQQRVTIVADHGTVLKNESGSYLVLEDGNLERFEAGKRDPTLVVFQRYAFDMSKFSQGRDVTLGIRERYLWELMWPDENDQTYQQLSGQFFAELHDRFMAPIYPFAFAALTFAFLGAPRTTRQSRNFSIGGSVFAVFGLRMVGFACSVMAVKTPIAALVQYLMLFAGIGVGLWMIIGGVVVEPPPRLMEAINRNNERIARLFRRQATA; translated from the coding sequence ATGGGGTCGATCGACAAGTACATCTTCAAAACGACGCTGTCGTCGTTTGCGCTTGTCCTGGTCAGCCTCACCGGGGTGATCTGGATTACCCAGGCGTTGCGCGGCATCGACCTGATGACCAGCCAGGGTCAGACCATCCTCACCTTCCTCGGCATCACTGGCCTCGTGATCCCGGCCCTGGTCCTGATCATCGCCCCGATCGCACTGATGATCGCGATCTCCCACACGCTGAACAAGCTCGCGACCGATTCCGAGATCATCGTGATGAACGCAGCCGGCTTCTCGCCGTTCCGGCTGTTCTACCCATTCTTCTATGCCACCTGCGTGGTCGCCGCGCTGGTCGCCTTCATCGGCGCCTATCTCGCCCCCGACGGCATGCGCCGGATCAAGCAATGGGATGCCGAGATCACCGCCGACGTCCTCACCAACATCCTGCAACCCGGCCGCTTCGCCCAACTCGATCAGAACCTGACGATTCGGATCCGCGAACGGCTGCCCGGCGGCGTGCTCGGCGGCGTTTTCGTCGACGATCGCCGCGATCCGCAGCAGCGCGTTACCATCGTCGCCGACCACGGCACCGTGCTGAAGAACGAGAGCGGCTCATATCTCGTGCTGGAGGACGGCAATCTCGAGCGATTCGAAGCCGGCAAGCGCGATCCGACGCTGGTGGTGTTTCAGCGCTACGCCTTCGACATGTCGAAATTCTCGCAAGGGCGCGACGTCACGCTCGGAATTCGCGAGCGTTATCTCTGGGAGCTGATGTGGCCGGACGAGAACGATCAGACCTATCAGCAGCTGTCAGGCCAGTTCTTCGCGGAGCTGCATGATCGCTTCATGGCGCCGATCTATCCGTTTGCGTTCGCGGCCCTCACCTTTGCCTTTCTCGGCGCGCCGCGCACCACGCGCCAGAGCCGCAATTTCTCGATCGGCGGCTCGGTGTTTGCGGTGTTCGGCCTGCGCATGGTCGGATTCGCCTGCTCGGTGATGGCGGTGAAAACGCCGATCGCGGCCCTCGTGCAATATCTGATGCTGTTCGCCGGCATCGGCGTCGGCCTCTGGATGATCATCGGCGGCGTCGTCGTCGAGCCGCCGCCGCGGCTGATGGAAGCCATCAACAGAAACAACGAGCGCATTGCGCGGCTGTTCCGGAGGCAGGCAACCGCATGA
- a CDS encoding leucyl aminopeptidase encodes MSDAVKVGFVPFSASARGILVAFCDEQLKLGAATRKALGAAAETVKRAAAANQFKGKSGGALDILAPEGIKVERLIVIGTGKAADLKEKDLLKFGGVVAGKLNAGSAAMTVLAELPDAAMTAGQAASIATGIRLRAYKFDRYKTKKKDGEDGAVRADVSIAVDDVAAARKAFAPESSIVDGVNLARELVNEPPNVLYPEEFARRASQLRKLGVTVEVLDVKAMTKLGMGALLGVGQGSARPSRTVIMRWNGGKKSEAPVAFVGKGVCFDTGGISIKSAGGMEDMKGDMGGAACVVGLMHALAARKARVNAVGAIGLVENMPDGNAQRPGDIVTSMSGQTIEIINTDAEGRLVLADVLWYVAKKCKPKFMVDLATLTGAIMVALGTDHAGLFSNNDELAERLAKVGVETGEKVWRMPLGPEYDKQIDSQFADMKNTGGRNGGSITAAQFLQRFVDGTPWAHLDIAGTAMGAPKTEINQSWGSGYGVRLLDRLVSEYYEARK; translated from the coding sequence ATGTCCGACGCCGTCAAGGTCGGCTTTGTCCCATTCTCCGCGTCCGCTCGCGGCATCCTGGTCGCCTTTTGCGACGAGCAATTGAAGCTGGGGGCTGCCACAAGGAAGGCGCTGGGAGCTGCCGCGGAGACGGTCAAGCGGGCTGCTGCCGCCAACCAGTTCAAGGGCAAGAGTGGGGGAGCGCTGGATATCCTGGCTCCGGAGGGAATCAAGGTCGAGCGGCTGATCGTGATCGGCACCGGCAAGGCGGCCGACCTCAAGGAGAAGGATCTGCTCAAATTCGGCGGCGTGGTGGCCGGCAAGCTCAACGCCGGCAGTGCTGCGATGACCGTCCTTGCGGAACTGCCCGATGCGGCGATGACCGCGGGGCAGGCAGCTTCAATCGCCACCGGCATCCGCCTGCGCGCCTACAAGTTCGACCGCTACAAGACCAAGAAGAAGGACGGCGAGGACGGCGCCGTGCGGGCCGACGTCTCGATCGCCGTCGACGACGTCGCTGCCGCCAGAAAGGCCTTTGCGCCGGAATCGTCGATCGTCGACGGCGTGAATCTGGCGCGTGAACTCGTCAACGAGCCGCCGAACGTGCTGTACCCCGAAGAGTTCGCACGCCGCGCCAGCCAGCTCCGTAAGCTCGGCGTCACCGTCGAGGTGCTCGACGTCAAGGCGATGACCAAGCTCGGCATGGGCGCGCTGCTCGGTGTCGGGCAGGGCTCGGCGCGGCCGAGTCGCACCGTGATCATGCGCTGGAACGGCGGCAAGAAGAGCGAGGCGCCGGTCGCGTTCGTCGGCAAGGGCGTCTGCTTCGATACCGGCGGTATCTCGATCAAGTCGGCGGGCGGCATGGAGGACATGAAGGGTGATATGGGCGGTGCAGCCTGCGTCGTCGGCCTGATGCACGCGCTCGCGGCGCGCAAGGCACGCGTCAACGCGGTCGGCGCCATCGGCCTTGTCGAGAACATGCCCGATGGCAACGCACAGCGTCCCGGCGACATCGTCACCTCGATGTCGGGCCAGACCATCGAAATCATCAACACCGACGCCGAGGGGCGGCTCGTGCTCGCCGACGTGCTCTGGTACGTCGCCAAGAAGTGTAAGCCGAAATTCATGGTCGATCTCGCGACGCTGACCGGCGCGATCATGGTCGCGCTCGGCACCGATCACGCCGGCCTGTTCTCCAACAATGACGAGCTTGCCGAGCGCCTCGCCAAAGTCGGCGTCGAGACCGGCGAGAAAGTCTGGCGCATGCCGCTCGGTCCCGAATACGACAAGCAGATCGACTCGCAATTCGCCGACATGAAGAATACCGGCGGACGCAACGGCGGTTCGATCACGGCAGCGCAGTTCCTTCAGCGTTTCGTCGACGGCACGCCCTGGGCCCATCTCGACATCGCCGGCACCGCGATGGGCGCTCCGAAGACCGAGATCAACCAGAGCTGGGGTTCGGGTTACGGCGTCCGGCTGCTCGATCGGCTGGTTTCAGAGTATTATGAAGCCAGGAAGTAA
- a CDS encoding DNA polymerase III subunit chi, producing the protein MTEVLFYHLQNMTLESVLPPLLEKSLERGWRVVVQSTSQERAETLDAHLWTYSDDSFLPHASARVADAQDQPIVLSIEESNPNRANVRFLVDNAALPADCDSYERLVLVFNGDDPDAVAAARENWTACKARGFEVTYWQADERGRWQRRQ; encoded by the coding sequence ATGACCGAGGTTCTGTTCTACCATTTGCAGAACATGACGCTGGAGAGCGTGTTACCGCCGCTGCTCGAGAAGTCTCTCGAGCGCGGCTGGCGCGTGGTCGTGCAATCGACGTCGCAGGAGCGTGCCGAGACGCTCGACGCGCATCTGTGGACCTACAGCGACGATTCGTTCCTGCCGCACGCGAGCGCGCGCGTAGCCGACGCCCAGGACCAGCCGATCGTCCTGTCGATCGAGGAGAGCAATCCGAACCGGGCCAATGTCCGCTTCCTGGTCGACAACGCGGCGCTCCCGGCCGATTGCGACAGCTACGAGCGCCTGGTCCTCGTGTTCAACGGTGACGACCCCGATGCGGTCGCCGCGGCCCGGGAGAACTGGACCGCTTGCAAAGCCCGCGGCTTCGAGGTCACCTATTGGCAGGCCGACGAGCGGGGACGCTGGCAGCGGCGCCAATAG